One Acutalibacter muris DNA window includes the following coding sequences:
- a CDS encoding cysteine desulfurase family protein, producing MAVYLDYNASAPIDERVLERMIEVYRTHYGNADSRTHIFGTDAKEIVSSARKSIAEILTVDSTDVFFTSGSTESNNMAILGLLDYALESGRNHFITTSIEHKSVLEAMKHLQEKGCVVDFVSPDASGRIKPEQILSLVTDKTLLVSMMQVNSETGVIQPIEEVGAALAGSKTYFHVDATQGFGKLNDSLRNTKYNMLSITAHKISGPQGIGAFIMRRDRTYRRPPIKQLMYGGQQERGYRPGTTPVALVAGFALAAQLSDKESAAHMESCRAIKQRFLKAVEGLNYTLNGDQEHCLPSTVNISFHGVDAEGIFLAVKEDYAFSNGSACNSGSHAPSYVLTAMGLDEARVSEAIRLSWNYDTEVDFSALTDYVKAMAE from the coding sequence ATGGCTGTTTATCTTGACTACAACGCTTCTGCTCCGATAGATGAAAGAGTTCTGGAGAGAATGATTGAAGTGTATCGCACTCATTATGGCAACGCAGATAGTAGAACTCACATCTTTGGTACAGATGCCAAGGAAATTGTTTCCTCCGCAAGAAAATCCATTGCGGAGATCTTGACTGTGGATAGTACGGATGTTTTCTTTACCAGCGGTTCCACCGAGAGTAATAACATGGCGATTCTTGGACTGCTGGACTATGCTCTTGAGAGTGGACGTAATCACTTCATTACCACATCTATCGAGCACAAGTCTGTTTTGGAAGCAATGAAACACCTGCAAGAAAAAGGTTGTGTCGTTGATTTTGTTTCGCCTGATGCGTCTGGCCGAATTAAGCCGGAACAGATTCTCAGCCTTGTCACGGACAAGACTCTGCTTGTTTCTATGATGCAGGTCAACAGTGAAACCGGCGTGATACAGCCTATTGAAGAGGTCGGTGCAGCATTGGCAGGAAGCAAGACATATTTTCATGTTGATGCCACACAAGGTTTTGGTAAGCTGAATGACAGCTTGCGGAACACAAAATACAATATGCTCAGTATCACCGCCCATAAGATCAGCGGTCCCCAGGGGATTGGCGCATTTATCATGCGGCGTGACCGCACATATAGACGGCCTCCTATAAAACAGCTTATGTATGGCGGTCAGCAAGAACGCGGATACCGCCCAGGAACTACACCGGTGGCTTTGGTTGCAGGCTTCGCTCTCGCAGCACAGCTAAGCGACAAGGAGTCCGCTGCCCACATGGAAAGCTGTAGAGCAATCAAGCAAAGATTCCTAAAGGCTGTGGAAGGTCTGAACTATACTTTGAACGGAGATCAGGAACACTGCCTGCCGTCCACTGTAAACATTAGTTTCCACGGTGTTGATGCAGAGGGTATTTTCCTTGCTGTAAAGGAGGATTATGCGTTCTCCAATGGTTCAGCCTGTAACTCAGGTAGCCACGCCCCAAGCTATGTATTAACAGCTATGGGCCTGGATGAAGCACGAGTGAGTGAGGCTATCCGTCTTTCGTGGAACTATGATACAGAAGTTGACTTTTCGGCCCTTACGGACTATGTGAAAGCTATGGCTGAATAA
- the dndE gene encoding DNA sulfur modification protein DndE translates to MIVKHFKLSHPEKDRLIRIKAKTGVQNWNVLCRWALCWSLAEPSVPGGVDPLSDSNVEMDWSTFAGEYSEIYEAIIRQRCINDGLGDDEKTLAKYFRLHLNRGINHYSTRDVLENCSDLLKSALPKEEA, encoded by the coding sequence ATGATTGTAAAGCATTTCAAATTATCACACCCCGAAAAGGACAGGCTTATCCGCATCAAAGCAAAAACTGGAGTCCAGAACTGGAATGTCCTTTGCCGTTGGGCGCTTTGCTGGTCATTGGCTGAGCCGTCTGTTCCAGGTGGCGTTGATCCGTTGTCCGACAGTAATGTGGAAATGGATTGGTCTACCTTTGCTGGTGAGTATTCCGAAATCTACGAAGCTATCATCCGACAGCGTTGCATTAACGATGGACTTGGTGACGATGAAAAGACCCTCGCAAAGTATTTTAGACTTCATTTGAACAGGGGCATCAACCATTACAGCACAAGAGATGTTCTGGAAAATTGCTCCGATCTGCTCAAATCTGCTCTTCCGAAGGAGGAAGCATAA